The genomic segment AGACGCTCGGCATCTTTGGCGCGCATGGCGGTTTTCATGTCTTCGGTGATCTGTTCTTTGAGGCTCATGAGAGGCTCCTGGTGGTGTGGAAAGTAGCGGGGCATCAACGAAAAAGCCCGCCTGAGCGTCCTCCAGCGGGCTTGTTTGCAGACCTGGATCAGGTCAAGCAAAAAGGAAGATCAATACATCTTCTTGGGCAACTGCATGCTGCGCACGCGCTTGTAGTGGCGCTTGACGGCTGCCGACTTCTTGCGTTTGCGCTCGGTCGTGGGCTTTTCGTAGAACTCGCGGGCACGCAGGTCTGTCAGCAGGCCGAGTTTTTCGATGGTGCGCTTGAAGCGACGCAGGGCGACGTCAAACGGCTCGTTTTCTTTCACGCGGATGGTGGTCATTGAATCAATTTTCCAAAAATGTGCCGGCTGCAGCCACAAGGGAGATCGGGCCCTTGAAACCCAGTTTCGGCGGTTCCCCGTCACGAACTAGTATTTGGCCGACGGGGGTTTGCCAGCAAAGCCTGAGATTATAACGCTGAATCCGTCTGTTTTCAGGCCCTCGACGGGCTCGCCAGACGATCGGTCAGTGCCGTGGCGCAGGCATGGGCACTGGCCCAAGCCCACTGGAAGTTGTAGCCGCCGAGCCAGCCGGTCACGTCGATCACCTCGCCAATGAAGTACAGACCGGGCTGTTTGGACTCCATGGTTTGCGAGGACACATCGCGGGTGTCCACCCCGCCCAGCGTGACCTCGGCTTTTTTGTAGCCTTCGCTGCCCGTGGGTGTCAGGTTCCAGCTCGACAGCCCTTGCGCCAGCTTGTGCAGGGCCTTGTCGGGCACCTCGGCGGCGGGTCGCTGCAAGGCGGGGTCTTGGCTGACCCAGGCTTCCGCCAGGCGACTCGGGACCAGGCTGGCCAGCTCGTTGCCCAGCAGCTTTTTGGAGCGCAGCTTGGCCTCCTGCAGGCGCTCAGGCAGGTTCAGCTCTGGGGCCAAGTTCAGGCGAATGGGCGTGCCCTCATGCCAGTAACTGGAAATTTGCAGCACACCCGGTCCGGACAGGCCCCGGTGCGTGAACAGCAGGTCTTCGTCAAAGTGCATGCGGCCTTTTTTCTCGCCCGTCTCGATGCCCACAGGCAGCGCGAGTCCGGCCAGCTGGGCATAGGGTG from the Limnohabitans sp. 2KL-27 genome contains:
- the rpsU gene encoding 30S ribosomal protein S21 codes for the protein MTTIRVKENEPFDVALRRFKRTIEKLGLLTDLRAREFYEKPTTERKRKKSAAVKRHYKRVRSMQLPKKMY